CCTGTTCGGCGGCCCAGGCGAACAGGCCCCGGACGGCGGCGGTCCAGCGGGCGCGGGCCTGTAGGCCGCGTCCGGGGGCGGGTTCGCCGCCGGGCCCTGATTTGCGGGTGCGGGTGAAGCGGCGGTCCGGGGCGTTGGCGATGCGCACGAGCGCGTATTCGACGTCTTCGGCTTCGACGTCGTCCAGCGGCTTGTCCAGGCCCAGCAGCGTGGCGGCCTCGGTGAGGTCCCTGACATAGGCGTCGCGGGTGGCCCGGGACATCGCCCCGGTGGCCACGCGCAGGTGCAGGGTGTCGCGGTAGCGGTGGACGGCTTCGGCGACGCTGATCGGGGTGAACGGTTTCGGGGCGGCCACGTTGACCTATCGAAGCAGACGGCGGGGACAGGTGCGCGGCGGCGGTCTGGAAGTCACCGGGCCGCGGGGAACATCGCCTGTGGTGCGGCGTCGGCCGGGGGACAGCCGGCGCCGCACCACAACGGTTTCGCAAAGCCCTGCGGCCACTGGGGCCTGCAGCTGTTCGGGCCCCTGTAGCTGCGCGGACCCCTGTAGCTGTTCGGACCTGCGGCTACTGGATCTGCATCCGCCGCGCCAGCTGGTCGGCGAGCTGGTCCAGCTCCTCGGTGAACACCCCCGCCGCCCAGGTCACGTTCATCACGACCAGGCAGGCGAAGTCCCGCGGCCGCACGATGAACACGGCGTTCTTCAAGATGCCGGCGTCCACGTCGTCCCTGCCCTTGGGGTCGGCCAGCACCTGGAACCGCAGCCGCACGGCCGGGCCGATCGGCAGTTCCCCGTACACCACCTCCGGCGGGTCGGTGGCGCCGCTGATCGGTGAGGTGAACCACTGCACGACCTCGGTCAGCTCCGGCACCTCGGGCATGCCTTCGCCGGGCACGTAGTCGCGGACCTCGATGCGGCCGGACTCGCCGGTGCGCGGATACGGCGCGAACATGATCGCCAGCGTCGCGCCGCGCTCGGCGGAGTCCGCGGTCGCCTCCACCAGCGCCTCGGCGAACTCGGCGATCTCCTCGGGGTGGGCCTGGCCGTCCATGCGGGCGTGCGCGACCGACTGCGCCCAGGCCCGCAGGTCGCCCTCGACGCCGATGGGCAGGGCGATGCCTTCCTTGGGCATCGGCAGGACGACGTGGCGTCCCCTCACCGTGGCGGTCATCGCACCCACCTCAGCGTCGAGGCGATCGACTCGAACAGGCCGTCCAGGGCCTCGGTGAGTTCGATCATCGGCGTGGAGAACGACAGCAGCAGGAACGCCCCGGAGCCGGGCACCTGGAACTGGATGTCCAGGTGCGCCACCGGCCGGGTGTTCCCGGCCTGCTCGGCCGGGTTCGGCGCCTCCTGCCACTTGCGGCGCAGCGCCGGACCTGCCGGGAAGTCCATCATCCGCACGTTCTGGCCGGCGGCGGCGTACTGCATCGCCAGGTCCGACAGCGGCGGCGGCACGCTGTCCCCGCGCGGCGGCACGAACGTCACCACCAGCGACGCCGGCAGCGGCATGTTCGCCAGCCGCATCAGCGACAGGTACAGCTCCAGCCCGCCGTTGGCCTTGGCGCCGGCGGCCTGCGCCTTGAGCATGTCCCGCATCTGCGCCTTCAGGTGCGGGGCGTTGTCCACACCCCGGAACTCCTTGTCGACGATGCGGGTGATGACCGGGTCCCACACGTCGGGGTCCAGGATGATCCGCTCCCAGCCCTCGGGCGTGGCGATGCGGTAGTCCCGCGGTGGCGGCGCCTGCGCGTCCTGCGGGACCGGTATTGCGGCGTCCTGGGTCACGTGCCTTCTCTCTTTTCCTCGGTGCCGGCAGCGCGGCGCGACTCAGGGGAGTCTGCGGTCGCCGGGGTTGCGGCGCTGCTGGCCGCGCGCTGCCTTCTTCTGCTGCTTGGCCATCTCGGCGAGCTCGTCGAGCTTGGCCTTCTCGTCTTTGGTGGGCCGGGCGTACCGGGGCGCGTCGAACGCGGGCTTGTCCGGCCCGGCGACCCCGGGGTGGCGATGCGCGGCCTGGGCCTTGTCCGGCTCGTCGGCGCGCGGCTGCCGGCCCAGCAGGCCGGTGTGGCACGCCAGGACCGCCTCGACCAGGCCGGCACCGTACTCGGTGCCGGCCAGCCGGTGCAGCCCGTCGAAGAGAAACCCGGACTTCTTCAGGGCCCGCTTCTGGAAGAACGACATGCTGTCGAGGACCTTGACGACTTCTTCGGGCGGCATCGGCGTATCCATGGCTTGATCCTGGTTCGCGGGGTGCGGGCGCCTAGCCGGCGGTGGCGTCCGCCGACTCCTTCGGGGCCAGCGGCTTCCACTCCCACATCTTGTCCTCGGAGGTCAAAAGGTGGTTGCCGTGGAACACGTTCGGCCCCATGAACCCCGGCTCCCAGGACTTGAAGTTCTCCGGGATCTGCAGGTTCGCCAGGCCCAGGCCCAGCGGGAAGGTGGCGTTGGACCAGCCGGCCAGCCCGAACTTCCAGCCCGCGCCGCCGGCCAGGTTCGGCCCCAGCCCGCTCATGCCCGGGAAGCTCCAGTCGACGTTGCCGCCCTTGAGCTTGGAGAAGGCCTCGCCGACGTCCTTGAACGGGCCGGTGCCCAGGCCCTCGCCGAAGTTCTTCATCCCGATCTTGAAGATCGACGTGGTGCCGTTCTTCAGCTGCAGGATGTCCTTGGCGCCCATGTCCAGGCCCTTGACACCGTCAAGCGCCTCGGTGATGCCCTTGCCGCCGGCGCGCGCGGCGTTGAACAGCTCCATGCCGCGGGAGGCCTTGGCCATGTTGCCGATGGCCCGGCCGGCGCCGCAGGACAGCAGGCCGACGACGTCGATGGCGACGTCGAACCAGTTGCCCTTGCCGTCCAGGGCCGAGATGGTGTCGCAGACCAGTGCGACGGCACCGGCCACCAAGGCGATCGCCCCCAGCACCTCGCCGACGACCGGCACCCAGGACAGCGCCAGCGCCAGGATCCCGGCCACGCCGGCGATCGCGCCGGCGATGTGGCCGATGTCGGCGATGACGGTGGCCCAGTCGATGTCCCACCAGTGGTGGGCGGGGTCTTTCAGACCGTCGGTGTTGATGAAGTCGTTGATGGCCCCGGCGACGGCCTTGCCCTCGCGGTCGCGGATGTCGATGGCGTGCTGGATGTCGGCGCCGGCCTTGGCCACCAGCGCGTCGGCGGCGGCCTTGTCGTTGTGCGCCTTCTGCTCCGCCGGCGTCATGCCGTTGCTGCCCGGGGTGTTGGTGGGGTCCGGGTGCGGGTTCGGCGGTGTCGGGGCGGCGCCGGGCGTGGGGGAGGGCAGGGCGTTGGCCTGCGCGGTGTGGATCTGCCGCTGCGCGGACTGGGAGTCGGCGTCGGCGGCCTTGCCGCGGTTGAGCGCGTCCTGCGCCTTGACCTGCGCCAGCTCCACGGTGGAGGCCCACTCGGTGCCGGATCGCCAGGAGACTTCGTCGTGCGGGCCGGAGGGGCGCACGTTGGTGCCCAGGGCGTCGGCGGCCTCGTTGTAGCGGCCGAAGGCCTTCTGCAGCAGGTCCGCGGTGTCGCCGACCTGCTTGGCGAACGCGCGCCCGGAGTCGGAGTCGTCGAAGCCCTGGTCGCTGACCAGGCTCTTCAGGTTCGCAGCCTGCTGGTCGATGGCGTTGGCGGTGTCGCGGAACCGCTTGCCCAACGCGGCGATCTGGTACGGGTCGCCGGGGATCAGATCGCCCTGGGTGACGACCGCACCCTGCCAGTCGAAGCTGGACCAGTCCTGTGACATCAGCCCTTCGCCCCCTGGCTCGAGCCGGAGCTGAACGCCTTCTCCAGGGCCTGGGCCAGGTGGCTGTCCAGGCCGTCCCAGGTGTCAGCGCTCTGGGTGGCGGTCTTGGACAGCGTGTCCAGGCTCTTGGTCAGGGTGTCGCGCTTCTTGGACCAGTCGGAGGCGAAGTTGTTCAGGGCGCCGGCGACGTCCCCGGAACCCATCTCGCCCGCGGCCGCGCCGGTGATGTCGGTCGAGTGGTTGAACTCGTCTCGCAGCCGGCCCAGTTGGCCCCCCATGTCGCGAAGCGTACTGGTGTTGATTTTTATGTGATCAGCCATGGTTGTGGCGCGTCCCTCCCGTGAAAAGCCCGTCAACCGCGGCAAGAGCGTAGCCAACTGGGAACGGGCTCGTCACGTCTTCCCCCGAGATTGGGAACGTGTGTGAGGTTTAGGGGCTGATCTGAGGCCTTTGACGTGGGGGTCGGGCGCGGGTGCGGGGGGACCGGTCCCCGCCGGGGGAAATTCTACTTTACATAATGTACATTATCGGGCAACTGTAAGAGGGGTTGCAGTGGGGTGTGGTGAGGGTTGTTGTGAGGTTCGTGGGCCTTGAAGCCTTGATCCTCGAGCCCTCAGAGCGCAGCGAGCGCAGCCTGAACTCTTCTAGATCTTCTGTACGAATCGCCGCGCTGGGCTACGGGATCTTCAGCCAGACACAAAGCTGCGTCTCTGTGGTGCCGTTGCTGGCGGTCGATGCGCTGGCGGGATTTGGCGGGGCTTGTGTCAGAGCCATTCTGCGCGCGGGCCGCTGTACGGCTCGATGCCTCGGGCCGTCATAATGCCGCCGAACCACCCCAAAACCCTGTCGTGTAATGCTGATTACGCGTCCTGACGTACAGATCCGGGACTATCGCTTGTAGATCAGGGAAACTCCGTCGCCGACGGGAAGCATCACCACGTCGACGCGTTCGTCGCGGGCGACCTTGTCGTTGAACTCCTGCATCAGCCGGGTGGTGTCATCCTCCGGCTCGGCGTCGGTGACGCGTCCGCCCCATAGCACGTTGTCCACGGCGATCACTCCCCCGGTCCGCACGCGCGGGACGAGTTCGCTGTAGTACGTCCAGTACGACGGCTTGTCGGCGTCGATGAACGCGAAGTCGATGTACTCCTCGTCCGGCAGCGCGGCCAGGGTCTCGGCGGCCGGCGCCAGCCGCAGCTCGATCCGGTCGGCAACCCCGGCCTCCCGCCACGCCGCACGCCCGATGCTGGTCCACTCCTCGCTGACGTCGCAGCACAGCAGCTTGCCGCCGGGGGCCAGGCCGCGGGCGATGGCGATGGCGGAGAACCCGGTGAACGTCCCCACCTCCACCGCGTGCCGGGCATTGGTGAGCCGCACCAGCAGCGTGAGCAACTGAGCTTCCTCGGCGCCGATCTGCATGCCGGCCGGCGGCCCGAGCTCGGTGGTGCGGGCGACCAGCGCGGTCTGGACGGCGTCGAGGGCTTTGGTGTGGCTGACGATGTAGTCCTGGAGGGCGTCGTCCAGGCCGATCGAGGCTCGGGTCATGGCGCCGACGATACGCCGGTGATCGCTGAGCGGCCGGGTGGCGGGGGCGTTCGGCGGATGGGGCTGGTGGTGGGGTACTCCCCCGGCGATGCTTCATGCCATGAGCGAATGTGTGTTCTGCGAGATCGTGGCCGGCCGCGCCCCGGCGTATCGGGTGATGGAGGACGACCACACGGTGGCGTTCCTGGACATCAGGCCGGCCGCGCCGGGCCACACGCTGGTGGTTCCGCGGGCCCACGTGCGCGATATGTGGGATATATCGGACGATGCGCATACGCATGTCGCGTCGATGGCTCGGCAGGTGGCGCTGCTGTTGAAGGACGTGTTCGAACCCGATGGGGTGAACGTGCGGGTTAACTCCGGGGCGGCGGCCGGGCAGGATGTCTTTCACTTCCACACGCACGTGATCCCGCGTCGTCAGGCGGACGGACTGCGCCTGACCTGGGGTTCGCCGCTGGCTCCGGCTGAGGAGTTGGAGCTGGCGGCGCGGCGGATCGCAGGGTTCCGGTCGTAGCCGTCTGCGGCGGGAAGGGCACTGATTCCGCCCCGAGCCACCCGTGATCGATCACCTCAGGCTCCCGAAGTGACCAGCGGCGCCGAACTCACCGCGACCGGCGCCGGATGTTCGCGCACTGCCGGGATCAGCAGCACCGCCAGGTTCGCGCCGCCCACCAGCACCGCCGAGGCGGCCAGCGGCAGCGCGGTGCCGACGGCCGCGGCGGCGGGGGCGGCCAGGGCCAGGCCGGCGGGGCGGGCGGCGAAGGAGATGAGGGTGTCGAAGGACCCGACGCGGCCCAGGGCCTCGCGCGGGATGCGCTGCTGGATGGTGGTCTCCCACAGGGGGTCCAGGATGCCCAGGCCGAACATGCCGGCGGTGTAGGCGGCCAGCAGCAGCGGCAGGGGTGCGGTGATGGCGAGCGCCGCCAGCGGCAGGGCGTAGGCGGAGGCGCCGAGGGCGACGGCGATCAGGGGGCGGGCCAGGCGCAGCCGGCCGGCGGTCCAGACCCCGGCCAGCATGCCGACGGTGCCGGATTGCAGGGTGATGACCCAGGCGGTGCCGCCGCCGAGGTGGTTGATCGCGATGACCGGTCCGAGGGTGAGCAGGACGCCGGCGGTCATGTTCCAGATGCCGTGGCCGATGACGTTGGCGATGAACCAGCGGTGGCGGCGGGTCTCGGTCCAGCCGGCGCGCAGGTCGTGCCAGAACGGCGCGCGCCGCGGGGCCGCGGTGCTTCCGGCGTCAGTGCTTGCGGCGTTTGCGGCTGCGGCTGCTGGTGTGCGCAGGGCGCCGAGGGTGAGTGCGGATCCGATGAACAGTGCGGCGGTGAGCAGTGATGACCAGCCGGCTCCGACGCCGAGCATCAGGGTGCCGGCGATGCCGGGTCCGGCGAATTGGGCGACGCCTTGCCATACGGACAGTCGTGCGTTGAGTCGTTGCCGCTGGGGTCCGGCGATGGTGGCCGATACCAGGGTCCGTACGGCCGGGGTGCCGAAGGCGACGGCGCCGCCGGTGAGGGCGGCGAGTGCGGCCAGGACCGGGACGTCCACTCCCCGCGTGAGCAGCGTGGCGCCGATGCCGGCTTGGGCGGCGGCGCGGGTGAGGTCGGCGGCCAAGATGACGCGGCGGGCCGGGAAGCGGTCGGCGAACACTCCGGCTGCGGGCAACAGCAGCAGCATCGGGACGGTTTCGGCGGCCAGGATCGTGCCGAGGGCGCCGGCGGCGCTGCCGGCGTGGATGACGGCCAGGGTCAGCGTGGTCGGGATCAGGGAGGTGGCCAGTGCGGCGGCGGTGCGGCCGAGCAGGAGTGCGCGCATGGGCGTCACCGTAGCAGTATTTCGCTAGCGAATCATTCGTCAGCGAAATACATGGTGGCGAACCTTCCGTTGGCGAAACACCGCCGGGGCACACCATACTGGCCCGATGGAGGACTCCGTCGACCGTCACCTGGCCCGCTGGCGCGGCAAAGCCCCGTACGACGAGACGGTCGAGGCGGTCGTCACCCGCATCCAGAACCTCACCAAACACGTCGCCAACGGCAAACGCCGCATGCACGACGAGGTCGGCCTGGCCGACTACGAGTTCCAGACCCTGCACCGCCTGGCGGCCCGCGACGACCACCGCGCCACCCCCGGCGAGCTGGCCGCCGAGCTGATGCTCTCCGGCGCCGGCATGACCGGCCGCCTGGACGCCCTGGAGCAGGCCGGGCTGGTGCGGCGCATCCGCGGCACCGCCGACCGCCGCCGCGTCGATGTCGAGCTCACCGACGAGGGCCACGCCAGGTGGCTGGCCGGGATGCGGTTCCAGGACCAGGTCGAGCGGCAGATCGTCGGCGCCCTGGACGCCCGCGAACGCGACCGTCTCAACGCTTTGCTGAAGAAGATGTTGCTGCACGCCGAGGAGCTCGCCGCCGGCACCCCCAGCCCCAGCCCCAGCGCCGGCGCCGGCGCCGAGAGGACCGACAGCACGGCCGGCACCGACAGCACCATCTGAACGACGCCACGCCAGCCGACGCCACCGCCTGAACAGCACTGGCTGAACCTCTCTGGCTGAACATCCACGAACCCGCAGAACCGGCGCGCGCCGCCCGCCACCTGGGCCGGACTTTCGCCCAAACCCATCCGTTAGGGCGGCGGCGCGCCATCCGCGCGCGCCATCCGCCACGGTGACGCGGCCTGGTGGGCCTGCTTTGGTTCGCCTTACTTCAGAAGGGAGCTCTTTCGGTCAGCCATGGGCTGTGACAAGGAGGACCCGGCAATGACGATCACCCCGGACCGCACCGCCGAGGAAGCGGCCGACGACGTTCCCGCCACGGACACGCCGCTGTCCCTGAGTACCGACGCAGCCCGCAATCTGGCCACCACCACCAAGACGCAGCCGCAGATGCGCGGCATCACCTCCCGCTGGCTGCTGCGGCGGCTGCCGTGGGAGGAGGTCTCCGGCGGCACGTACCGGGTGAACCGGCGGCTGAGCCTGTCGGTGGGGCGCGGGCGTGTGGCGTTCGTGCAAAGCGGCGCCGACGACATCCGCATCGTGCCGCAGACACTGCGGGAGATCCCGGTGATGCGGGACTTCGCCGACGACGCGCTGCTGGCCGAGCTCGCCGGACTGTTCACGCCCCGGGACTTCGCCGCCGGCGAGGTCATCGCCGAGGCCGGGCACCCGGTGGACGAGGTGTTCATCCTGGCGCACGGCCGGGTGGAGCGCAGCACCATCGGCGCCTACGGCGACTCGACGCTGCTGGGT
This region of Catenulispora sp. GP43 genomic DNA includes:
- a CDS encoding putative T7SS-secreted protein — its product is MSQDWSSFDWQGAVVTQGDLIPGDPYQIAALGKRFRDTANAIDQQAANLKSLVSDQGFDDSDSGRAFAKQVGDTADLLQKAFGRYNEAADALGTNVRPSGPHDEVSWRSGTEWASTVELAQVKAQDALNRGKAADADSQSAQRQIHTAQANALPSPTPGAAPTPPNPHPDPTNTPGSNGMTPAEQKAHNDKAAADALVAKAGADIQHAIDIRDREGKAVAGAINDFINTDGLKDPAHHWWDIDWATVIADIGHIAGAIAGVAGILALALSWVPVVGEVLGAIALVAGAVALVCDTISALDGKGNWFDVAIDVVGLLSCGAGRAIGNMAKASRGMELFNAARAGGKGITEALDGVKGLDMGAKDILQLKNGTTSIFKIGMKNFGEGLGTGPFKDVGEAFSKLKGGNVDWSFPGMSGLGPNLAGGAGWKFGLAGWSNATFPLGLGLANLQIPENFKSWEPGFMGPNVFHGNHLLTSEDKMWEWKPLAPKESADATAG
- a CDS encoding O-methyltransferase; its protein translation is MTRASIGLDDALQDYIVSHTKALDAVQTALVARTTELGPPAGMQIGAEEAQLLTLLVRLTNARHAVEVGTFTGFSAIAIARGLAPGGKLLCCDVSEEWTSIGRAAWREAGVADRIELRLAPAAETLAALPDEEYIDFAFIDADKPSYWTYYSELVPRVRTGGVIAVDNVLWGGRVTDAEPEDDTTRLMQEFNDKVARDERVDVVMLPVGDGVSLIYKR
- a CDS encoding HIT family protein; the protein is MLHAMSECVFCEIVAGRAPAYRVMEDDHTVAFLDIRPAAPGHTLVVPRAHVRDMWDISDDAHTHVASMARQVALLLKDVFEPDGVNVRVNSGAAAGQDVFHFHTHVIPRRQADGLRLTWGSPLAPAEELELAARRIAGFRS
- a CDS encoding MFS transporter, which translates into the protein MRALLLGRTAAALATSLIPTTLTLAVIHAGSAAGALGTILAAETVPMLLLLPAAGVFADRFPARRVILAADLTRAAAQAGIGATLLTRGVDVPVLAALAALTGGAVAFGTPAVRTLVSATIAGPQRQRLNARLSVWQGVAQFAGPGIAGTLMLGVGAGWSSLLTAALFIGSALTLGALRTPAAAAANAASTDAGSTAAPRRAPFWHDLRAGWTETRRHRWFIANVIGHGIWNMTAGVLLTLGPVIAINHLGGGTAWVITLQSGTVGMLAGVWTAGRLRLARPLIAVALGASAYALPLAALAITAPLPLLLAAYTAGMFGLGILDPLWETTIQQRIPREALGRVGSFDTLISFAARPAGLALAAPAAAAVGTALPLAASAVLVGGANLAVLLIPAVREHPAPVAVSSAPLVTSGA
- a CDS encoding MarR family winged helix-turn-helix transcriptional regulator; translated protein: MEDSVDRHLARWRGKAPYDETVEAVVTRIQNLTKHVANGKRRMHDEVGLADYEFQTLHRLAARDDHRATPGELAAELMLSGAGMTGRLDALEQAGLVRRIRGTADRRRVDVELTDEGHARWLAGMRFQDQVERQIVGALDARERDRLNALLKKMLLHAEELAAGTPSPSPSAGAGAERTDSTAGTDSTI